The following proteins are encoded in a genomic region of Dyadobacter sp. UC 10:
- a CDS encoding NUDIX hydrolase yields MKNYPQAARILVAIDCIIFGFDGREIKLLLVKRNFEPEKGKWSLMGGFVNEEEDLSDGAARILFNLTGLKDIYVEQLETFGKARRDPGERTVSVVFFALIKIDEHDSESVRNHNASWLALDARPKLIFDHEEMVTRAIEHLKYKAALHPIGFELLPERFTIPQLQKLYEAIYNIPIDRRNFSRKLLSTGLLIDTGDKNSNGATKKAMLYKLDTEKYKAKFHSFWNFMPDSMKQGVND; encoded by the coding sequence ATGAAAAATTATCCGCAGGCAGCACGCATTCTGGTAGCTATTGACTGTATCATTTTTGGTTTCGATGGCAGGGAAATCAAACTTTTACTCGTAAAAAGGAATTTCGAGCCCGAAAAGGGGAAATGGTCTTTGATGGGCGGGTTTGTGAATGAAGAAGAGGATTTGTCTGACGGTGCCGCCAGGATCCTGTTTAACCTCACCGGCCTGAAGGATATTTATGTAGAGCAACTCGAAACATTCGGGAAAGCGCGGCGTGACCCGGGTGAACGGACGGTATCAGTCGTTTTTTTTGCTTTGATAAAGATAGATGAACACGATTCGGAGTCGGTCAGAAACCATAATGCATCCTGGTTGGCCCTGGACGCGCGCCCAAAGCTCATTTTTGACCACGAGGAAATGGTGACCCGCGCAATAGAGCATTTGAAATACAAAGCAGCGCTTCATCCGATTGGCTTCGAGCTGCTACCCGAACGTTTCACAATACCGCAGCTTCAGAAATTATATGAAGCCATTTACAATATCCCGATCGACCGGCGCAATTTCAGCAGGAAACTGCTTTCTACCGGGCTGCTCATTGATACCGGTGACAAAAACAGCAACGGTGCGACGAAAAAGGCTATGCTCTATAAACTGGATACCGAAAAGTACAAAGCCAAATTCCATTCCTTCTGGAACTTCATGCCTGATTCGATGAAGCAGGGAGTTAATGATTGA